One Watersipora subatra chromosome 4, tzWatSuba1.1, whole genome shotgun sequence genomic window carries:
- the LOC137393856 gene encoding LOW QUALITY PROTEIN: lysozyme 1-like (The sequence of the model RefSeq protein was modified relative to this genomic sequence to represent the inferred CDS: substituted 1 base at 1 genomic stop codon) — protein sequence MWEKQQMQAYEKAEVYIGEKFILERSNCFNIICXQVEGGGRGCNWDVNSNSCGKYQIKLPYWIDCYRPGSTWQACAGDDNCAKKCIRAYMSRYAKLCANDLHKSIGDLTCQDFGRLHNGGPRGCSNSNTDIYVRMMNQKC from the exons ATGTGGGAAAAACAGCAGATGCAAGCTTATGAGAAAGC agaagtttatattggagagaagtttatattggagagaagcaactgttttaatataatatgctGACAGGTTGAAGGTGGAGGACGAGGATGCAATTGGGATGTTAATTCAAACTCCTGTGGAAAATATCAAATCAAGCTGCCCTACTGGATTGACTGCTATAGACCAGGCTCCA CGTGGCAAGCTTGTGCAGGAGATGACAACTGTGCTAAGAAATGTATCAGAGCTTATATGAGCCGTTATGCTAAACTGTGTGCCAACGATCTGCATAAGAGTATTGGTGATTTAACCTGCCAAGACTTTGGAAGACTGCACAATGGAGGACCCAGAGGCTGCAGCAATTCTAACACAGACATCTATGTCAGAATGATGAATCAAAAATGCTAG